From Sphingopyxis sp. MWB1, a single genomic window includes:
- a CDS encoding NAD(P)/FAD-dependent oxidoreductase: MATSDDKGASYDAVILGAGAAGLMCAAVAGQRGRRILLLDHADQVGKKILISGGGRCNFTNIHTLPDRYVSANPHFAKSALARYAPADFIALVERYGIAYHEKTLGQLFCDGSAKQIVAMLLDECAKGGVDVRCGQSVNQIAHSDAMFRGTFGDFRFSAPNLVIATGGPSIPKMGATGFAYDLARQFGLKIVEPRPGLVPLTLGGEDVLFRDLSGVATPVEARAGKTAFREAALFTHKGLSGPAILQVSSYWRRGDPVQIDFLPDAASGWLVEAKRARPRASVAAVLGTVLPDRLAQTLAERLALPGELGTLTDRKLAEAEARLARWIFHPNGSEGFAKAEVTLGGIATAGLSSQTMMAKSVPGLYAVGEAVDVTGWLGGYNFQWAWASGHAAGQAL, from the coding sequence ATGGCCACTTCCGACGACAAGGGCGCATCCTATGATGCGGTGATTTTGGGCGCGGGCGCCGCCGGGCTGATGTGCGCCGCGGTCGCGGGACAGCGCGGCAGGCGCATTCTTTTGCTCGACCATGCCGATCAAGTCGGCAAGAAAATCCTCATTTCGGGCGGCGGACGCTGCAACTTCACCAACATCCACACCCTCCCCGACCGCTATGTTTCCGCCAATCCCCATTTCGCCAAATCGGCGCTTGCTCGCTATGCGCCGGCCGATTTTATCGCTCTGGTTGAGCGATATGGGATTGCTTATCATGAGAAAACGCTGGGGCAGCTGTTTTGCGACGGATCGGCGAAGCAGATTGTCGCGATGCTGCTTGATGAATGCGCCAAGGGCGGCGTCGATGTTCGATGCGGCCAATCGGTCAACCAAATCGCCCATTCAGATGCGATGTTCCGTGGCACTTTCGGCGACTTCCGCTTCTCCGCCCCCAATCTCGTCATCGCCACCGGGGGTCCGTCGATCCCCAAAATGGGCGCCACCGGCTTTGCCTATGATCTCGCCCGCCAGTTCGGCCTCAAGATCGTCGAGCCTCGCCCCGGCCTCGTACCGCTGACGCTGGGGGGCGAGGATGTGCTGTTCCGCGACCTGTCGGGCGTCGCCACCCCGGTTGAGGCGCGCGCGGGCAAGACGGCTTTTCGCGAGGCTGCGCTCTTCACTCACAAGGGGCTTTCCGGCCCCGCTATCTTGCAGGTCAGCAGCTATTGGCGGCGCGGCGATCCGGTGCAGATCGACTTCCTGCCCGATGCCGCCTCCGGCTGGCTGGTCGAGGCGAAACGCGCCCGCCCGCGCGCCTCGGTCGCTGCCGTCCTGGGCACCGTGCTTCCCGACCGGCTCGCCCAGACGCTCGCCGAACGCCTCGCGCTGCCCGGCGAACTGGGCACGCTCACCGACCGCAAACTCGCCGAAGCCGAGGCCCGGCTCGCGCGCTGGATATTCCATCCCAATGGCAGCGAAGGCTTTGCCAAGGCCGAGGTAACGCTGGGCGGAATCGCAACCGCAGGCCTTTCTTCGCAAACAATGATGGCCAAAAGCGTTCCGGGCCTGTATGCGGTCGGCGAAGCCGTGGACGTCACCGGGTGGCTGGGCGGCTATAATTTTCAATGGGCCTGGGCCAGCGGACATGCGGCAGGACAGGCGCTTTAG
- a CDS encoding DEAD/DEAH box helicase → MAFDNLPPVLADALTAREYDALTTVQAQVSEEEARGRDLLVSAQTGSGKTVAFGLAMADELIEGERLPFASAPLALIIAPTRELALQVSRELGWLYAKAGARIATCVGGMDASKERRALNQGVHIVVGTPGRLRDHLERGALDLTALRVAVLDEADEMLDMGFRDDLEEILDATPETRRTLLFSATIPKPIAQLAKRYQRDALRISTVGETRGHGDIAYQAVTVAPADIESAVINLLRLHEAETAILFCATRDNVRRLHARLVNRGFAAVALSGEHSQNERNHALQALRDQRARVCVATDVAARGIDLPSLSLVVHVEIPRDAETLQHRSGRTGRAGKKGTAVLIVPYPRRRRVDGMLRGAKIAAEWMQAPTAADVHARDKERLIEALLEPVEHEADDIELAQRLLAERSPEDIAASLVRAHRAKLPAPEELIDNGPPARRERGEGGERPDTGARREGFDDSVWFRLDVGRRQNADPRWILPLLCRRGHVTKHEIGAIRIGPNETLFNIPLAIADRFAEAVERTAGQDGEDDSGVTITPAPEGDRYPPRREQRGVKDRPFKGGPKGDFKGGFRGGPGGGRPRGDGPGRAPGAPRGGKPPFGGKPFGGKPGGPKGKPFAKGKKGRPD, encoded by the coding sequence ATGGCTTTTGACAATCTACCCCCCGTCCTCGCGGACGCCCTCACCGCGCGCGAATATGACGCACTCACCACCGTCCAGGCCCAGGTCAGCGAAGAAGAGGCGCGCGGCCGCGACCTGCTCGTCTCCGCGCAAACCGGTTCGGGCAAGACCGTCGCCTTCGGCCTCGCCATGGCCGACGAGCTGATCGAGGGCGAACGCCTGCCCTTCGCCTCCGCGCCGCTCGCACTCATCATCGCCCCCACCCGCGAACTCGCCCTTCAGGTCAGCCGCGAACTTGGCTGGCTCTATGCCAAGGCCGGCGCACGCATCGCCACCTGCGTCGGCGGCATGGATGCCAGCAAGGAACGCCGCGCGCTCAACCAGGGCGTCCATATCGTCGTCGGCACGCCGGGACGCCTGCGCGACCATCTCGAACGCGGCGCACTCGATCTCACCGCGCTGCGCGTCGCCGTACTCGATGAAGCCGACGAAATGCTCGACATGGGCTTTCGCGACGATCTTGAAGAAATTCTCGACGCGACCCCCGAAACGCGCCGCACCCTGCTGTTCTCCGCAACGATCCCCAAGCCCATTGCCCAGCTCGCCAAACGCTATCAGCGCGATGCGCTGCGTATTTCCACCGTCGGGGAAACGCGCGGCCATGGCGACATCGCCTATCAGGCCGTGACCGTCGCCCCCGCCGATATCGAAAGCGCAGTGATCAACCTGCTGCGACTGCATGAGGCGGAAACCGCGATCCTTTTCTGCGCGACCCGCGACAATGTCCGCCGTCTCCACGCGCGGCTTGTCAATCGCGGTTTCGCCGCCGTCGCCCTGTCGGGCGAGCATAGCCAGAATGAGCGCAATCACGCGCTGCAGGCGCTGCGCGACCAGCGCGCGCGCGTCTGCGTCGCCACCGATGTTGCCGCGCGCGGCATCGACCTGCCCAGCCTCAGCCTCGTCGTCCATGTCGAAATTCCGCGCGACGCCGAAACGCTCCAGCATCGCTCGGGCCGCACGGGCCGCGCGGGCAAAAAGGGCACCGCCGTGCTCATCGTTCCCTATCCGCGCCGCCGCCGCGTCGATGGCATGTTGCGCGGCGCGAAAATCGCCGCCGAATGGATGCAGGCGCCGACCGCCGCCGATGTCCATGCCCGCGACAAGGAACGGCTGATCGAAGCACTGCTCGAACCCGTCGAGCATGAGGCCGACGATATCGAGCTGGCGCAGCGCTTGCTCGCCGAGCGCTCACCCGAAGATATTGCAGCGAGCCTGGTGCGCGCGCACCGCGCCAAGCTTCCCGCGCCCGAAGAATTGATCGACAATGGCCCGCCCGCACGGCGCGAACGCGGGGAAGGCGGCGAGCGTCCCGACACCGGCGCGCGGCGCGAAGGCTTTGACGACAGCGTCTGGTTCCGCCTCGACGTCGGGCGGCGGCAAAATGCCGACCCGCGCTGGATCCTGCCTTTGCTCTGCCGCCGCGGCCATGTCACCAAGCATGAAATTGGCGCGATCCGCATCGGGCCGAACGAGACCTTGTTCAACATCCCACTCGCCATCGCCGACCGCTTTGCGGAAGCGGTCGAACGCACCGCGGGTCAGGATGGCGAGGATGACAGCGGCGTCACCATCACCCCCGCTCCCGAAGGTGACCGCTATCCCCCGCGCCGCGAACAGCGGGGGGTCAAGGACCGTCCTTTCAAGGGCGGACCCAAAGGCGATTTCAAGGGCGGTTTCAGGGGCGGTCCCGGCGGCGGTCGACCGCGCGGCGACGGCCCGGGGCGCGCTCCCGGCGCTCCGCGCGGCGGCAAACCGCCCTTTGGCGGCAAGCCTTTCGGCGGAAAGCCCGGCGGCCCAAAGGGGAAACCCTTTGCCAAAGGTAAAAAGGGTCGGCCGGACTAA
- the fghA gene encoding S-formylglutathione hydrolase, which produces MNFETLSTNRSHGGVQGVYRHESSATGTAMNFAVFVPDHAPGAKLPVLFYLSGLTCTHANVMEKGEYRAACAQHGLIFVAPDTSPRGPDLQGEAVPDDAEGAWDFGLGAGFYVDATEAPWAQHYRMRSYIEEELPALIAREFAMADMGRQGIMGHSMGGHGALIIALRNPDRFRSVSAFAPIVAPIQCAWGEKALSSYLGADRAAWREYDACALIEEGARLPDLLVDQGEADNFLADQLKTHLLAEACEKAGQKALIRMQPGYDHSYYFISTFMAEHIAWHAQRLKG; this is translated from the coding sequence ATGAACTTTGAGACCCTCTCCACCAATCGCAGCCATGGCGGCGTTCAGGGCGTTTATCGCCACGAAAGCAGCGCGACCGGCACGGCGATGAACTTTGCCGTCTTTGTCCCCGATCATGCGCCGGGGGCGAAGCTGCCGGTGCTTTTCTATCTGTCGGGGCTGACCTGCACCCATGCCAATGTGATGGAGAAGGGCGAATATCGCGCGGCCTGCGCGCAGCATGGCCTGATCTTTGTTGCGCCCGACACCAGCCCGCGCGGCCCCGATCTTCAGGGCGAAGCGGTGCCCGACGATGCCGAAGGCGCCTGGGATTTCGGGCTGGGCGCAGGCTTTTATGTCGATGCGACCGAAGCGCCCTGGGCGCAGCATTACCGGATGCGATCCTATATCGAGGAGGAATTGCCCGCGCTGATCGCGCGTGAATTTGCCATGGCCGATATGGGGCGGCAGGGCATCATGGGTCATTCGATGGGTGGGCATGGCGCGCTTATCATCGCACTGCGGAATCCGGATCGTTTTCGTTCGGTGTCGGCTTTCGCGCCGATTGTCGCGCCGATACAATGTGCGTGGGGCGAGAAAGCGCTGAGCAGCTATCTGGGTGCCGACCGCGCGGCGTGGCGCGAATATGACGCGTGTGCGCTGATCGAGGAAGGCGCGCGCCTGCCCGATCTGCTCGTCGACCAGGGCGAGGCGGATAATTTCCTGGCCGATCAGCTCAAGACGCATTTGCTGGCCGAGGCCTGTGAGAAGGCCGGACAGAAGGCGCTGATCCGGATGCAGCCGGGATATGATCACAGCTATTATTTCATCTCGACCTTTATGGCCGAGCATATCGCTTGGCACGCCCAGCGGCTGAAAGGCTGA
- a CDS encoding prolyl-tRNA synthetase associated domain-containing protein — MMRGEAGLLADLEMLEIGFAAHEHAAVFTVAESDAVNADIPGAHTKNLFLKDAGGAFWLVTVPAEARVDLKALPAAIGCKRVSFGKAEDMERLLGILPGSVTPLAAINAAPGSIAVVLDSALAAAERVNVHPLRNTGTLGLAGADILTLLGHWGHEPQVASIPIQEPA; from the coding sequence ATGATGCGCGGCGAAGCCGGGTTGCTGGCGGATCTGGAGATGCTGGAGATCGGCTTTGCCGCCCATGAACATGCGGCGGTGTTCACCGTTGCCGAAAGCGATGCGGTGAACGCCGATATCCCCGGCGCGCACACCAAAAATCTGTTTCTGAAAGATGCTGGCGGCGCCTTTTGGCTTGTCACCGTGCCAGCCGAAGCGCGCGTCGATCTGAAGGCCTTGCCCGCTGCCATTGGATGCAAGCGCGTAAGCTTTGGCAAGGCGGAGGATATGGAGCGGCTGCTGGGAATTTTGCCCGGATCAGTGACGCCGCTCGCCGCGATTAATGCCGCGCCGGGAAGCATCGCCGTCGTGCTCGATAGCGCGCTGGCGGCGGCGGAGCGGGTCAATGTCCATCCGCTACGCAACACGGGCACGCTGGGCCTCGCGGGGGCTGACATCCTCACGCTTTTGGGTCACTGGGGGCATGAGCCACAGGTGGCGAGCATCCCGATTCAGGAACCAGCATGA
- a CDS encoding VOC family protein, with the protein MYSHNMVGSNDIDASKKFYDATFQAIGGKPGVIDPKGRIIYVHKGGLFLVTKPIDGEPATAGNGCTVGFAMDDPAQADAWHKAGLEAGGTAIEDPPGVREGNGMKLYLAYLRDPSGNKLCALHRM; encoded by the coding sequence ATGTACAGTCATAATATGGTCGGATCGAACGACATAGATGCGTCGAAGAAATTTTACGACGCGACCTTTCAGGCCATCGGCGGCAAGCCGGGGGTGATCGATCCCAAGGGGCGGATCATCTATGTCCACAAGGGCGGGCTGTTCCTGGTCACCAAACCTATTGATGGCGAGCCGGCGACGGCGGGCAATGGCTGCACCGTGGGCTTTGCCATGGACGATCCCGCGCAGGCTGACGCTTGGCACAAGGCGGGACTGGAAGCGGGTGGCACTGCGATCGAAGACCCGCCGGGCGTGCGCGAAGGCAATGGCATGAAGCTGTATCTGGCCTATCTGCGCGATCCCAGCGGCAACAAGCTGTGCGCGCTGCACCGGATGTAA
- the purU gene encoding formyltetrahydrofolate deformylase produces MTDGQSASAYVLTFSCVDAVGIVAAVTGVLAESDGFILDSQQYADLDSGRFFMRVEFRGAGPRFLQGLDGVRTAFAPVIEHFALEARISDAGAKPRFVIAVSQGSHCLNDLLHRWSTGNLAIDIVGVVSNHEVLRRLSEWHGVPFHYLPVSNDNRAEQEAAILDVMARGQADYLVLARYMQVLSEDLSARLAGRCINIHHSFLPGFKGAKPYHRAHERGVKLIGATAHFVTSDLDEGPIIEQAVERVDHRHSVEDLIRTGRDIEAQVLAKAVRWVAEQRVLIDGRKTVVFR; encoded by the coding sequence ATGACGGACGGGCAAAGCGCAAGCGCCTATGTGCTGACCTTCAGCTGCGTCGATGCGGTGGGCATTGTCGCGGCGGTGACGGGGGTGCTGGCCGAAAGCGACGGCTTCATTCTCGACAGCCAGCAATATGCCGATCTCGATTCGGGGCGCTTTTTCATGCGCGTCGAATTTCGCGGGGCGGGGCCGCGCTTTCTCCAAGGGCTAGACGGCGTGCGTACCGCCTTTGCGCCGGTGATTGAACATTTTGCGCTGGAGGCGCGGATCAGCGATGCGGGCGCGAAGCCGCGCTTTGTCATTGCCGTGTCGCAGGGCAGCCATTGCTTGAACGACCTGCTCCACCGCTGGTCTACCGGCAATCTGGCGATCGATATTGTCGGGGTGGTGTCGAACCATGAGGTGCTGCGCCGCCTGTCCGAATGGCATGGCGTCCCCTTTCACTATTTGCCCGTCAGCAATGATAATCGCGCCGAACAGGAAGCGGCGATCCTTGACGTGATGGCACGGGGGCAGGCCGATTATCTGGTGCTTGCGCGTTATATGCAGGTACTCTCCGAAGATTTGTCTGCGCGGCTTGCTGGGCGCTGCATCAATATTCACCACAGTTTTCTGCCCGGTTTCAAGGGTGCAAAACCCTATCACCGCGCGCATGAGCGCGGGGTGAAGCTGATCGGCGCGACCGCCCATTTCGTGACCAGCGACCTCGATGAAGGGCCGATCATCGAACAGGCGGTCGAGCGCGTCGATCATCGCCATTCGGTCGAGGATCTGATCCGCACCGGGCGCGATATCGAGGCGCAGGTGCTGGCCAAGGCGGTGCGCTGGGTTGCCGAGCAGCGCGTGCTGATCGACGGGCGCAAGACGGTTGTCTTCCGTTGA
- a CDS encoding VOC family protein, translated as MFSHVALGSTDIDASKRFYDAILGVLGAPEGVIDERGRLIYMHAGGRLVITRPVNGAPADCGNGHTLGFLTPSTEAVDAWHAAGVAHGGTTAEDPPGVRHATEGRVVYLAYLRDPSGNKLCATHKISG; from the coding sequence ATGTTCAGCCATGTTGCATTGGGGTCGACCGATATCGACGCCAGCAAGCGTTTTTACGACGCCATATTGGGCGTGCTCGGTGCACCCGAAGGCGTGATCGATGAGCGCGGGCGGCTCATCTATATGCATGCCGGCGGGCGACTGGTGATCACCCGGCCCGTCAATGGCGCGCCCGCCGATTGCGGCAATGGCCATACGCTGGGCTTCCTCACCCCCTCGACCGAGGCGGTCGATGCCTGGCATGCGGCGGGGGTCGCCCATGGCGGAACGACGGCCGAAGACCCGCCGGGCGTTCGCCATGCGACCGAGGGGCGGGTGGTTTACTTGGCCTATCTGCGCGACCCCAGCGGCAACAAGCTGTGCGCGACGCACAAGATTTCGGGCTGA
- a CDS encoding S-(hydroxymethyl)glutathione dehydrogenase/class III alcohol dehydrogenase → MKTRAAVAFEAKKPLEIVELDLEGPKAGEVLVEIMATGICHTDAYTLDGFDSEGIFPSVLGHEGAGIVREVGAGVTSVKPGDHVVPLYTPECRQCKSCLSGKTNLCTAIRATQGKGLMPDGTTRFSYKGQPVYHYMGCSTFSNFTVLPEIAVAKIREDAPFQTSCYVGCGVTTGVGAVVNTAKVQAGENVVVFGLGGIGLNVIQGAKMVGADKIIGIDINPEREEWGRKFGMTHFINSKGLSRDETVAKILEVTDGGADYSFDATGNTEVMRTALECCHRGWGESIIIGVAEAGKEISTRPFQLVTGRVWKGTAFGGAKGRTDVPKIIDWYMNGKIEIDPMITHVLSLEEINKGFDLMHAGESIRSVVVY, encoded by the coding sequence ATGAAGACCCGCGCCGCCGTTGCGTTCGAAGCGAAGAAGCCGCTCGAAATCGTCGAACTCGATTTGGAAGGCCCAAAGGCGGGCGAGGTGCTGGTCGAGATCATGGCGACGGGCATTTGCCACACCGACGCCTATACGCTCGATGGCTTCGATAGCGAGGGCATCTTCCCGAGCGTGCTGGGGCATGAGGGCGCCGGGATCGTGCGCGAGGTCGGCGCGGGCGTAACCAGCGTGAAGCCCGGCGACCATGTCGTCCCGCTCTACACCCCCGAATGCCGCCAGTGCAAAAGCTGCCTGTCGGGCAAGACCAATCTTTGCACCGCGATCCGCGCGACGCAGGGCAAGGGTCTGATGCCCGATGGTACGACGCGCTTTTCGTACAAGGGCCAGCCCGTCTATCATTATATGGGCTGTTCGACCTTTTCGAACTTTACCGTGTTGCCCGAAATTGCGGTGGCGAAAATCCGCGAGGACGCGCCCTTTCAGACGAGCTGCTATGTCGGCTGCGGCGTGACAACGGGCGTGGGCGCGGTCGTCAATACGGCGAAGGTGCAGGCGGGTGAAAATGTCGTCGTTTTTGGCCTTGGCGGCATTGGCCTGAACGTCATTCAGGGCGCGAAGATGGTCGGCGCCGACAAGATTATCGGCATCGATATCAACCCCGAGCGCGAGGAATGGGGCCGCAAATTCGGCATGACGCACTTCATCAATTCCAAGGGGCTGTCGCGCGACGAAACGGTCGCAAAAATTCTGGAAGTCACCGACGGCGGCGCCGATTACAGCTTTGACGCAACGGGCAATACCGAGGTGATGCGCACCGCGCTCGAATGCTGTCACCGCGGCTGGGGCGAAAGCATCATCATCGGGGTCGCCGAAGCGGGCAAGGAAATCTCGACCCGGCCCTTCCAGCTTGTCACCGGGCGTGTGTGGAAAGGGACGGCGTTCGGCGGCGCCAAGGGGCGGACCGATGTGCCCAAGATCATCGACTGGTATATGAACGGCAAGATCGAGATCGACCCGATGATCACCCATGTGCTGTCGCTGGAAGAGATCAACAAGGGGTTCGACCTTATGCACGCTGGTGAGAGCATCCGCAGCGTCGTCGTTTACTGA
- a CDS encoding L-serine ammonia-lyase: protein MTISLFELFKIGVGPSSSHTVGPMVAGRRFGLWLDAHDLLARTAHVEADLYGSLALTGKGHASDTALVAGLAGEIPAETSLAAIQAHWTRAETEGALYLLGRRRVRFEPARDLHFQMRQRQPFHTNALSFTARDSDGEILAKRMYFSIGGGFVVDEEEAGRNSRGAEDEVTLPYPFTSGADLLAMGEASGKSFAEMMLDNELAHRSIEAVEAGLDAIAAAMDASIDAGCSSKGILPGGLKVKRRAPQIAADIRERHEANLSDPMQMMDWINLWAMAVNEENAAGGRVVTAPTNGAAGILPAVIRYYRRSYRGDAKGVRTFLLAAGAVGALYKRNASISGAEVGCQGEVGVACSMAAAGLTAALGGTNAQIENAAEIGMEHNLGLTCDPIGGLVQIPCIERNAMGAIKAIDASRIAMIGDGTHFVSLDSVIATMLQTGRDMRDKYKETSKGGLAVNVVEC from the coding sequence ATGACAATCAGCCTTTTCGAACTCTTCAAAATCGGTGTTGGACCCTCCAGCTCGCATACGGTCGGGCCTATGGTCGCCGGGCGGCGTTTCGGCCTGTGGCTCGACGCGCATGATCTGCTGGCGCGCACCGCGCATGTCGAGGCCGATCTTTACGGCTCGCTGGCGCTGACCGGAAAAGGCCATGCCTCCGACACCGCGCTCGTCGCGGGCCTGGCAGGAGAAATACCCGCCGAGACGAGCCTCGCCGCCATTCAGGCGCATTGGACACGCGCGGAAACGGAAGGCGCGCTCTATCTGCTGGGGCGGCGGCGCGTGCGTTTCGAACCGGCGCGCGACCTGCATTTCCAGATGCGCCAGCGCCAGCCCTTTCACACCAATGCCCTGTCTTTCACCGCGCGCGATAGCGATGGCGAAATATTGGCGAAGCGCATGTATTTCTCGATCGGCGGCGGCTTTGTCGTCGATGAAGAGGAAGCGGGGCGCAACAGCCGCGGGGCGGAGGATGAGGTGACGCTGCCCTATCCCTTCACCTCGGGCGCCGACCTGCTCGCCATGGGCGAAGCGTCGGGCAAGAGCTTTGCCGAGATGATGCTCGATAATGAACTGGCCCATCGCAGCATCGAAGCGGTGGAAGCGGGGCTCGACGCCATCGCCGCCGCCATGGATGCATCGATCGACGCCGGCTGTTCGAGCAAGGGCATTTTACCCGGCGGGCTGAAGGTCAAACGCCGCGCGCCGCAAATTGCCGCCGATATTCGCGAGCGGCATGAAGCCAATCTGAGCGACCCGATGCAGATGATGGACTGGATCAACCTGTGGGCGATGGCGGTGAATGAGGAGAATGCGGCCGGCGGACGAGTCGTCACCGCGCCGACCAATGGCGCGGCGGGGATCCTTCCAGCGGTAATCCGCTATTATCGGCGCAGCTATCGCGGCGATGCCAAGGGGGTTCGCACCTTTCTGCTGGCGGCGGGCGCGGTGGGGGCGCTTTACAAGCGCAATGCCAGCATTTCGGGCGCCGAAGTCGGCTGTCAGGGTGAAGTGGGCGTCGCCTGTTCGATGGCGGCGGCGGGGCTCACCGCGGCTTTGGGCGGCACCAATGCCCAGATCGAAAATGCTGCCGAGATCGGCATGGAGCATAATCTGGGGCTGACCTGCGATCCCATTGGCGGCTTGGTGCAAATCCCCTGCATCGAACGCAATGCCATGGGCGCGATCAAGGCGATCGACGCGAGCCGCATCGCGATGATCGGCGACGGCACCCATTTCGTCAGCCTCGATTCGGTGATTGCGACGATGCTGCAAACGGGGCGCGACATGCGCGACAAATATAAGGAAACATCGAAGGGCGGACTGGCGGTGAATGTGGTGGAATGTTGA
- a CDS encoding superoxide dismutase — protein sequence MTIAHPPLPYADDALAPHISAETLQTHHGKHHKAYVDKVNAAIEGTDLADKSLEEIIRHAESSGNKGLFNNAAQSWNHAFYWESMSPSKSAPAGDLAAAIDRDFGSLDELKKKLKETAVNHFASGWAWLVAKDGELSVTDTHDAGTEATSGTKPLLVVDVWEHAYYIDRKNVRPAYVDAVVDELLNWDFAAENLARDGVWTYPA from the coding sequence ATGACGATCGCTCACCCCCCGCTTCCCTATGCCGATGATGCGCTGGCGCCGCATATTTCGGCCGAGACGCTGCAGACGCACCATGGCAAGCATCACAAAGCCTATGTCGACAAGGTGAATGCCGCCATCGAAGGCACCGATCTTGCGGACAAGAGCCTCGAAGAGATTATCCGTCATGCCGAAAGCAGCGGCAACAAGGGGCTGTTCAACAATGCCGCCCAGTCGTGGAACCACGCTTTTTACTGGGAAAGCATGAGCCCGTCGAAGAGCGCGCCCGCCGGTGATCTGGCCGCCGCCATCGACCGCGATTTCGGATCGCTCGACGAGCTGAAAAAGAAGCTGAAGGAAACCGCCGTCAATCATTTCGCGTCGGGCTGGGCGTGGCTGGTCGCCAAGGACGGCGAGCTGTCGGTCACCGACACGCACGACGCCGGGACCGAGGCGACCTCGGGCACCAAGCCGCTGCTCGTCGTCGATGTGTGGGAACATGCCTATTATATCGACCGCAAGAATGTCCGCCCCGCCTATGTCGATGCGGTGGTCGATGAACTGCTGAACTGGGATTTCGCGGCGGAAAATCTCGCCCGCGATGGCGTCTGGACCTATCCGGCCTGA